One Brassica napus cultivar Da-Ae chromosome C4, Da-Ae, whole genome shotgun sequence genomic region harbors:
- the LOC106429415 gene encoding proline-rich receptor-like protein kinase PERK10 produces the protein MGSWQTDLQSLESWSPCPPYSGSWQLGPPSLGSWPLCPPPPENWLHGAPPPSLMPSGSSSGPPCHDIMPLGCPLGSILLITPPETIQPAPKLDEKAKPSTKPGSNDKTKPYNSEEVKSPSKSGDSSNSGKLPLNQDDKAKPLTKHGSNDGTKRDAFDEVKPPTKFRDYSSLGTPLANTGPLNHVQKPYVQENISTTPGENVKTEYPTKHGVSFEVKPPTSLGDSSNSGTSPASTNPLEPEPKLEDKGTPSIKHGGNDETKSPTKRDGIDVVKPITKPGGSSTSGMPAANIDISKVASKPNDREKISAEVGGNDETKLGGSDEVKPPTKTGGYDNSGMLPTNTDPSKLAPKPYDKEKSLTILDGNDKTKSSTMHGGSNELKSPTNLSSKNETKHPTKHGGTDETKPLHWFLIRKSNVYKV, from the coding sequence ATGGGAAGCTGGCAAACAGATCTACAATCTCTCGAGAGCTGGTCGCCATGTCCACCATATTCGGGAAGTTGGCAACTAGGGCCACCAAGCCTTGGGAGCTGGCCGCTTTGTCCACCACCTCCAGAGAATTGGTTGCATGGTGCACCACCACCTAGTTTGATGCCATCAGGTAGTTCATCTGGTCCACCATGTCATGATATCATGCCATTGGGATGTCCACTTGGCTCTATTCTACTCATCACGCCACCTGAAACTATACAACCAGCACCAAAGTTGGATGAAAAAGCTAAACCTTCGACTAAACCTGGTAGCAATGACAAAACAAAACCTTACAACTCAGAAGAAGTGAAATCTCCGTCTAAGTCAGGTGACTCGAGTAATTCTGGAAAGCTACCATTAAATCAAGATGACAAAGCAAAACCTTTGACTAAACATGGTAGCAACGACGGAACAAAACGTGATGCCTTTGATGAGGTGAAACCTCCAACTAAATTTAGGGACTACAGTAGTTTAGGAACACCACTAGCCAACACAGGTCCTCTAAATCATGTACAAAAGCCCTATGTCCAGGAAAATATTTCAACTACACCTGGTGAGAATGTCAAAACAGAATATCCAACTAAACATGGCGTCTCCTTTGAAGTGAAACCTCCAACTTCACTTGGCGACTCTAGTAATTCTGGAACATCACCAGCCAGTACAAATCCTCTTGAACCAGAACCAAAGCTAGAAGACAAAGGAACACCTTCGATTAAACATGGAGGAAATGACGAAACAAAATCTCCAACTAAACGTGACGGTATTGATGTAGTGAAACCTATAACTAAACCTGGTGGCTCTAGTACTTCTGGAATGCCAGCAGCCAATATAGATATTTCAAAGGTGGCATCTAAGCCGAATGACAGAGAAAAAATTTCGGCTGAAGTTGGTGGAAATGACGAAACAAAGCTTGGTGGATCTGATGAAGTGAAACCTCCAACTAAAACCGGTGGCTATGATAATTCTGGAATGCTACCAACCAATACAGATCCTTCAAAACTGGCACCAAAGCCATATGATAAAGAGAAGTCTTTGACTATTCTTGATGGCAATGACAAAACAAAATCTTCAACTATGCATGGCGGATCCAATGAATTGAAATCTCCGACTAACCTTAGTAGCAAGAATGAAACAAAACATCCGACTAAACATGGTGGTACTGACGAAACGAAACCGTTACATTGGTTTTTGATCCGCAAGTCTAACGTttataaagtttaa